In one Ananas comosus cultivar F153 linkage group 12, ASM154086v1, whole genome shotgun sequence genomic region, the following are encoded:
- the LOC109717927 gene encoding homeobox-leucine zipper protein HOX21-like: MACNGMASSSSSFPPNFILQIQTPHEDEHHHHHPPNPFNPLLPSNLQDFRGMVPMMGKRSMSFHGMDAAGGAGEDELSDDCSQAGEKKRRLNIEQVRTLEKNFELGNKLEPERKMQLAKALQLQPRQVAIWFQNRRARWKTKQLEKDYDVLKRQFEAIKSENDALQTQNKKLQAEILSLKGRETSELINLNKETEGSCSNRSENSSEINLDISRTSAAIESPLNPHQTLPFYPSMRPADINQLLQNPSQPPPPPPPENQCPKIEHVIADGNFSNLLCSMEEQPPFWPWADHNNFH, translated from the exons ATGGCATGCAATGGAatggcctcctcctcctcctctttccctCCAAACTTCATCCTCCAAATCCAAACACCCCATGAAGATGAGCACCACCACCATCACCCTCCCAACCCCTTCAACCCACTCCTCCCCTCCAATCTCCAGGACTTCAGAG GGATGGTGCCGATGATGGGGAAGAGATCGATGTCGTTCCACGGGATGGACGCGGCCGGCGGGGCGGGGGAGGACGAGCTGTCGGACGACTGCTCGCAGGcgggggagaagaagaggaggctGAACATCGAGCAGGTGCGGACGCTGGAGAAGAACTTCGAGCTCGGGAACAAGCTGGAGCCTGAGCGGAAAATGCAGCTGGCAAAGGCGCTCCAGCTGCAGCCCCGGCAGGTGGCCATCTGGTTCCAGAACAGGCGGGCTCGGTGGAAGACCAAGCAGCTCGAGAAGGACTACGACGTGCTCAAGCGCCAGTTCGAGGCCATCAAGTCCGAGAACGACGCCCTCCAAACCCAAAACAAAAAGCTCCAAGCTGAG ATTTTGTCTCTGAAAGGCAGAGAAACCTCAGAACTGATCAACCTGAACAAAGAAACCGAAGGCTCCTGCAGCAACCGCAGCGAGAACAGCTCCGAGATCAACTTAGACATCTCGCGAACGTCTGCGGCGATCGAGAGCCCCCTAAACCCTCACCAGACCCTCCCTTTCTATCCGTCGATGAGGCCCGCCGACATCAACCAGCTCCTCCAGAACCcctcgcagccgccgccgccgccgccgccggaaaACCAATGCCCCAAGATCGAGCACGTGATCGCCGACGGCAATTTCAGCAACCTGCTGTGCAGCATGGAGGAGCAACCACCCTTCTGGCCATGGGCAGATCACAACAATTTCCATTAG
- the LOC109718157 gene encoding probable serine/threonine-protein kinase PBL3 produces MGNCVDTSVRVGHAHQTTYARGVNRKTSEPMAPLTLSKPAPAALSACLPAARTEGEILSSPNLKAFTLNDLRSATRNFRSDSLIGEGGFGYVYKGWIDEQTLSASKPGSGMVVAVKKLKPEGFQGHKEWLTEVNYLGQLHHPNLVKLIGYCSEGDNRLLVYEFMPKGSLENHLFRRAQPLPWAIRIKVAVGTARGLSFLHDAKTQIIYRDVKASNILLDSEYNVKLSDFGLAKAGPTGDKTHVSTQVMGTHGYAAPEYIATGRLSVKADVYSFGVVLLELLTGRRALDKSKVGMEQSLVNWVKPYLSGKQKLHRIMDLKLEGQYPGKGAQIIASLASKCLSSEAKLRPKMSEVLATLEQLQDMKHSVLQSPSIGGRTAYNSPMRSPLGNHYHSPRRSPVGNHYHSPRRSPIGGSPSVPQRRSSNLNLISHRRK; encoded by the exons ATGGGGAATTGCGTGGACACTTCAGTGAGGGTTGGGCACGCTCATCAAACAACTT ATGCGCGCGGAGTCAACCGCAAAACAAGCGAGCCGATGGCTCCCTTAACTTTGAGCAAGCCGGCCCCCGCGGCTCTCTCCGCGTGCCTTCCCGCCGCTCGGACGGAAGGCGAGATCCTTTCGTCCCCGAATCTGAAGGCGTTTACGCTGAACGATTTAAGGAGCGCCACGCGAAATTTCCGATCCGACAGCCTCATCGGGGAGGGAGGATTCGGGTACGTTTACAAGGGCTGGATCGACGAGCAAACTCTTTCTGCCTCCAAGCCAGGATCGGGGATGGTCGTTGCAGTTAAAAAGCTCAAGCCGGAGGGTTTTCAGGGCCACAAGGAATGGCTG ACGGAGGTTAACTACCTGGGGCAGCTTCACCATCCCAATTTGGTTAAGCTCATTGGATACTGCTCGGAGGGCGACAACCGCCTTTTGGTTTACGAGTTCATGCCGAAAGGAAGTTTGGAGAATCATCTCTTCAGAA GAGCTCAGCCGCTACCGTGGGCGATAAGGATAAAGGTGGCCGTCGGGACCGCGAGGGGTCTCTCATTTTTGCACGACGCCAAGACACAAATTATATATCGCGACGTGAAGGCCTCGAACATTCTCCTCGATTCG GAATACAATGTGAAGCTTTCAGATTTTGGATTGGCGAAAGCGGGACCAACCGGGGATAAAACCCACGTTTCGACGCAAGTGATGGGCACTCACGGTTACGCTGCTCCAGAATACATTGCTACAG GTCGGCTCTCCGTGAAAGCCGATGTTTATAGCTTCGGTGTAGTACTGCTGGAGTTGCTAACCGGGAGGCGGGCCCTCGACAAGTCGAAAGTTGGAATGGAGCAGAGCTTGGTGAACTGGGTCAAGCCCTACTTATCCGGAAAGCAGAAGCTGCACCGCATAATGGACTTGAAACTCGAAGGGCAGTACCCCGGGAAAGGCGCCCAAATCATCGCGAGCCTCGCCTCGAAGTGCTTGTCCAGCGAGGCCAAGCTCCGGCCCAAAATGTCGGAAGTGCTCGCGACACTGGAGCAGCTGCAGGACATGAAGCACAGCGTGTTACAGTCTCCGTCGATCGGCGGTCGGACAGCTTATAATAGTCCGATGAGATCGCCGTTGGGGAATCACTACCATTCGCCGAGGAGATCGCCGGTGGGGAATCACTACCATTCGCCGAGGCGATCACCGATCGGCGGATCTCCCTCGGTTCCGCAAAGAAG GTcgtcgaatttgaatttaatatcgCATCGCAGAAAATGA
- the LOC109718156 gene encoding ABC transporter F family member 5-like, protein MDICSKLRRVDLRSRLLPVASPLLGNPRLHPRSHLSFRRGTLVPSSGTGNPRISARLAVDAAAAETETATEIDIESLFSSSSGDGASKKQAKKKPSTGASSVSSGVRLESISKSFKGVTLLKDVSWEVKKGEKVGLVGVNGAGKTTQLRIIAGLEEPDSGNVIKAKENMKIAFLSQEFEVCPSRTVKEEFLSAFKEEMEIAERLEKVQKALESAVEDMGLMGRLLDELDLLQRRAQDVDLDEVDVKISKLMPELGFSPEDSERLVASFSSGWQMRMSLGKILLQDPDLLLLDEPTNHLDLDTIEWLEGYLNKQDVPMVIISHDRAFLDQLCTKIVETDMGVSRTFMGNYSEYVLQKAAWVEAQNAAWEKQQKEIEHTKELINRLGAGVNSGRASSEEKKLERLQEEGKIEKPFQRKQLKIRFPERGRSGRTVLMMKNLEFGYGDKVLFKKANLLVERGEKIAIIGPNGCGKSTLLKLAMGLEKPRAGEVLLGEHNVLPNYFEQNQAEALDLEKTVLETVEEAAEDWRIDDIKGLLGRCNFKADMLDRKVALLSGGEKARLAFCKFMVKPSTLLVLDEPTNHLDIPSKEMLEEAIQEYKGTVITVSHDRYFIRQIVNRVVEVKDKTLQDYAGDYKYYLEKNLEARERELEREAELEEKAPKVKAKSKMSKEEKEVRKKQKMMAFQQAKSKSKALKNAKRWK, encoded by the exons ATGGATATCTGTTCCAAGCTCCGCCGAGTCGACCTCCGATCGCGCCTCCTCCCCGTCGCCTCCCCACTCCTCGGAAACCCTCGGCTCCATCCCCGGTCCCACCTCTCCTTCCGCCGAGGCACCCTCGTTCCCTCTTCCGGAACTGGAAACCCTAGGATCTCCGCTCGGTTGGCTGTGGACGCCGCGGCGGCAGAGACGGAGACGGCGACGGAGATCGATATCGAATCCCTCTTCTCCAGTAGCTCCGGCGATGGCGCCTCGAAGAAGCAGGCGAAGAAGAAGCCGAGCACGGGCGCGTCGAGCGTGTCGTCGGGGGTGCGGCTCGAGAGCATCAGCAAAAGCTTCAAAGGTGTCACCTTGCTGAAGGACGTGAGCTGGGAGGTGAAGAAGGGGGAGAAAGTAGGGTTGGTAGGCGTGAACGGGGCCGGCAAAACCACCCAACTCCGGATTATTGCCGGATTGGAGGAACCCGATTCGGGGAACGTAATAAAGGCGAAGGAGAACATGAAGATCGCGTTTCTGAGCCAGGAATTCGAGGTGTGCCCTAGCCGGACGGTGAAGGAAGAGTTTTTGAGCGCGTTCAaggaggagatggagatcgCGGAGCGATTGGAGAAGGTGCAGAAGGCGCTGGAGAGCGCGGTGGAGGATATGGGGCTCATGGGGAGGCTGCTGGATGAGCTGGATTTGCTGCAGAGGAGGGCGCAGGACGTGGACCTCGACGAGGTCGATGTGAAGATCAGTAAGCTGATGCCGGAATTAGGGTTCTCGCCGGAGGATTCGGAGCGGTTGGTTGCGTCGTTTAGTAGTGGGTGGCAGATGAGGATGTCACTCGGGAAGATTCTACTTCAG GATCCGGATTTGCTGCTGCTTGATGAACCGACGAACCATCTCGATTTAGACACGATTGAGTGGTTAGAAGGGTATCTGAACAAGCAAGACGTTCCGATGGTTATCATATCTCACGACAGGGCTTTTCTCGATCAACTATGCACCAAAATCGTAGAAACCGATATGGGGGTATCAAGGACTTTTATGGGTAACTATTCGGAGTATGTCCTTCAAAAAGCAGCATGGGTAGAAGCCCAGAATGCAGCTTGGGAGAAGCAGCAGAAGGAGATTGAACATACTAAAGAGCTAATAAACAGATTGGGAGCCGGTGTTAATTCTGGGCGAGCTTCTAGTGAGGAAAAG AAATTGGAGAGGCTTcaagaagaaggaaaaatcgAGAAACCTTTCCAAAGGAAGCAATTAAAGATCAGATTTCCCGAGCGTGGAAGAAGTGGTAGAACAGTATTAATGATGAAGAATCTTGAATTCGGGTACGGTGATAAG GTGTTGTTTAAGAAGGCAAATCTTTTAGTTGAAAGAGGTGAGAAGATAGCCATTATTGGTCCAAATGGATGCGGAAAGAGTACATTGCTTAAACTTGCCATGGGTTTGGAGAAGCCTCGTGCTGGTGAAGTTTTACTTGGGGAGCATAATGTATTGCCGAACTATTTTGAGCAGAACCAG GCAGAGGCACTTGATTTGGAGAAAACGGTGCTGGAAACAGTTGAAGAAGCTGCGGAAGATTGGAGGATCGACGATATTAAAGGTCTCCTTGGCCGCTGTAACTTTAAGGCCGACATGCTAGATAGAAAAGTCGCACTTTTAAGTGGTGGAGAGAAG GCACGACTAGCATTTTGCAAATTCATGGTGAAGCCATCTACCTTGTTGGTGTTGGATGAACCGACCAACCATTTGGATATCCCTTCAAAAGAGATGCTAGAG GAGGCTATACAAGAGTATAAGGGCACCGTCATTACTGTTTCTCATGATCGGTACTTCATAAGGCAAATAGTAAATAGAGTAGTGGAGGTGAAAGATAAAACCCTACAAGACTATGCAGGCGATTACAAG TATTACCTTGAAAAGAACCTTGAAGCTAGAGAAAGAGAACTTGAGCGCGAGGCTGAGCTCGAGGAAAAAGCTCCCAAAGTGAAGGCAAAATCTAAGATGTCAAAG GAGGAGAAAGAAGTCAGGAAGAAGCAGAAAATGATGGCTTTTCAACAAGCAAAGTCAAAGTCGAAAGCATTGAAGAACGCAAAGCGATGGAAATGA
- the LOC109718671 gene encoding uncharacterized protein LOC109718671, with protein sequence MRPHHPNRVANIAEPTSAGCCAPLLRHRRRPGRRPSRRSYLPLADAAAASPAPTMAVVVVGKERRVFHVDPSVLEKEPVRALMDAAAAAAKTKRGRSKGGVVFVDADAILFEHALWMAHNERSSPSSSSSSSSSAVSPVSASLFKLHLRDIIEFYSQE encoded by the coding sequence aTGCGTCCTCACCACCCCAACCGCGTCGCCAATATCGCCGAGCCCACCTCGGCGGGGTGCTGCGCCCCCCTCCTccggcaccgccgccgcccgggGCGCCGCCCCTCGCGGCGGAGCTACCTCCCcctcgccgacgccgccgccgcctcgccggcgccgacgatggcggtggtggtggtggggaagGAGCGGAGGGTGTTCCACGTCGACCCCTCCGTGCTCGAGAAGGAGCCCGTTAGGGCTTTAATGgatgctgcggcggcggcggcaaagACGAAGAGGGGTAGGAGTAAAGGGGGCGTCGTCTTTGTGGACGCCGACGCGATCCTCTTCGAGCACGCGCTGTGGATGGCCCACAACGAGCGCTCATcaccttcctcttcttcctcctcctcctcctccgctgttTCCCCTGTTTCCGCTTCTCTGTTTAAGCTCCATTTGAGGGACATCATAGAGTTCTACTCCCAGGAGTAA